The following coding sequences lie in one Lolium perenne isolate Kyuss_39 chromosome 2, Kyuss_2.0, whole genome shotgun sequence genomic window:
- the LOC127328164 gene encoding chloride channel protein CLC-a-like, producing MEYEQSAGATATTSGLGKHDNGVHDNPEDPGSTSNGISSLEQPLLRRNTTLTANHLAIVGAKVSHIESLDYEIIENDLFKHDWRSRSNVEVLQYIFLKWALAFLVGLLTGVIASLINLAIENISGIKMIHMVQLVRDKRYWTGFFYFSGFNLALTFVAAVLCVVFAPTAAGPGIPEIKAYLNGVDTPNMFGVPQLIVKIIGSICAVSSGLDLGKEGPLVHIGACLANLLSQGGAGRFRLRWKWLRYFNNDRDRRDLITCGASSGVCAAFRSPVGGVLFALEEVATWWRSTLLWRTFFSTATVVVVLRGFIEVCRNGRCALFGEGGLIIFDVGDVTVNYHLADLLLVTLVGVIGGLLGALYNYLLHKVLRLYSLINGKGRMAKLALALAVCVFTSVGLYVLPFAVPCTPCDPALGAACPTNGMSGNFKQFNCPAGHYNDLASLLHATNMDATRNIFSTGTSGEFRLYSLLIFFAIYCVLGLSTFGIAVPSGLFLPIILMGSAYGRIMSLSSFFSNKLLEVEFWAKPRGELHTIERTCNVLMFLCASTAILSLTNAM from the exons ATGGAGTACGAGCAGAGCGCCGGAGCTACGGCTACGACGTCTGGTCTAGGCAAACACGATAATGGTGTCCACGACAACCCGGAGGATCCAGGGAGCACCAGCAATGGCATCAGCTCCCTAGAGCAACCCCTGCTGAGGAGAAACACTACCCTGACAGCGAACCACCTCGCCATCGTTGGCGCCAAGGTCTCGCACATCGAGAGCCTCGACTACGA GATCATCGAGAACGATCTGTTCAAacacgactggaggagccggtccAACGTGGAGGTGCTGCAGTACATCTTCCTCAAGTGGGCCTTGGCGTTCCTCGTCGGCCTCCTCACCGGCGTCATCGCCTCGCTCATCAACCTCGCCATCGAGAACATCTCCGGCATCaagatgatccacatggtgcagCTCGTCCGAGATAAAAGATACTGGACCGGCTTCTTCTACTTCTCCGGCTTCAACTTGGCACTCACCTTCGTGGCCGCCGTGCTTTGTGTGGTCTTTGCGCCCACCGCCGCTGGCCCGGGCATCCCCGAGATCAAGGCCTACCTCAACGGCGTCGACACGCCCAACATGTTTGGTGTGCCACAGCTTATTGTCAAG ATCATCGGCAGCATTTGTGCGGTATCGTCGGGGCTCGATCTCGGCAAGGAAGGCCCGCTTGTGCACATCGGCGCGTGCCTCGCCAACCTGCTCAGCCAGGGCGGCGCCGGCCGGTTCCGCCTCCGCTGGAAGTGGCTGCGTTACTTCAACAACGACCGTGACAGGCGCGACCTCATCACCTGCGGCGCCTCGTCTGGGGTGTGCGCGGCATTCCGCTCCCCCGTCGGCGGCGTCCTGTTCGCGCTGGAGGAGGTGGCCACCTGGTGGCGGAGCACGCTGTTGTGGCGCACTTTCTTCAGCACGGCCaccgtggtggtggtgctgcgggGCTTCATCGAGGTATGCCGCAACGGACGGTGCGCGCTGTTTGGCGAGGGCGGGCTCATCATCTTCGACGTCGGCGACGTCACCGTCAACTACCACCTCGCCGACCTCCTCCTCGTCACGCTCGTTGGCGTCATCGGTGGACTCCTGGGCGCCCTCTACAACTACCTTCTCCACAAGGTGCTCCGCCTCTACAGTCTCATCAACGGGAAGGGCCGGATGGCGAAGCTGGCGCTGGCCCTGGCCGTGTGCGTGTTCACGTCGGTGGGGCTGTACGTGCTCCCCTTTGCCGTGCCGTGCACCCCATGCGACCCGGCGTTGGGTGCCGCGTGCCCGACCAATGGGATGAGCGGCAACTTCAAGCAGTTCAACTGCCCTGCCGGCCACTACAACGACCTGGCCAGCCTCCTGCATGCCACCAACATGGACGCGACGCGCAACATCTTCTCCACGGGCACCTCCGGCGAGTTCCGCCTCTACTCGCTCCTCATCTTCTTCGCCATCTACTGTGTGCTGGGGCTCTCCACCTTCGGCATTGCCGTTCCGTCGGGGCTCTTCCTCCCCATCATCCTCATGGGCTCCGCCTACGGCCGCATC